A window from Ignavibacteriota bacterium encodes these proteins:
- a CDS encoding HAMP domain-containing histidine kinase: protein MEKLKIIDEFEHFDEASVKILSIISHEIRGSFNTINGISSLILRDNIIKDPDVRELIMLIQSTSTKSFDLLDKLLQLSNIDSDVVINDIKNININNIIKEIIEFYKFQIDQKKLLIMLDLDNNADIKINESMMIFIIRNLLSNAIKFSNINGKIEISYKWKNDFFEFSIKDFGIGMSKSKIDELMKNIYQVSFDGTIGEKGTGIGLNLCQHFIKQYKGSFEIESSLGKGSKVTVILPV, encoded by the coding sequence ATGGAAAAATTAAAAATAATTGATGAGTTTGAACATTTTGATGAAGCGAGTGTAAAAATTCTATCAATTATTTCTCATGAAATCCGTGGATCATTTAATACAATTAATGGAATTAGCAGTCTTATCCTGCGAGATAATATAATTAAAGATCCGGATGTACGTGAATTAATTATGTTAATTCAATCAACTTCAACAAAAAGTTTTGATTTGCTTGATAAGCTTTTGCAGTTATCAAATATTGATTCAGATGTTGTTATAAATGATATAAAAAATATAAATATCAATAATATCATTAAAGAAATTATTGAATTTTATAAATTTCAAATTGATCAGAAAAAGCTCTTAATTATGCTTGATTTGGATAATAATGCAGATATTAAAATAAATGAAAGCATGATGATTTTTATAATTAGAAATTTGCTTTCGAATGCAATTAAATTTTCAAATATAAATGGGAAAATTGAAATTTCGTATAAATGGAAAAATGATTTCTTTGAATTTAGCATTAAAGATTTCGGAATTGGAATGAGTAAAAGTAAAATTGATGAATTGATGAAAAATATTTATCAAGTAAGTTTTGATGGAACAATTGGTGAAAAGGGAACTGGAATTGGATTAAATCTATGTCAACATTTTATAAAACAATATAAAGGAAGTTTTGAAATAGAGAGCAGTTTAGGAAAAGGAAGCAAAGTTACAGTTATATTACCTGTATAG
- a CDS encoding nucleotidyltransferase: MIIQKKPTLLILAAGLASRYGSLKQIDRIGPSGERIIDYSVFDAIKAGFGKIVYVIRENFKIEFHEVIINELPSEIYTDTVCQELNAVPTKIRFSKERIKPWGTGHALLVASSVINEPFTVINADDFYGAESFKLAYDFLTSNKQSAEHALIGFKLNNTLSDYGSVSRGVCEADKNNFMTSIIERPEIKKEKEKILFKNEFGHWNPLTGSEIVSMNMFAFKDGIFKMYKESFSKFLKNYGNDLKAEFYLPSVVDELIKNNIGKVKILETPDSWFGLTYKEDKKIVTERINELVEKGIYPQKLWD, translated from the coding sequence ATGATTATTCAAAAAAAACCAACTTTGCTTATACTTGCTGCAGGTTTAGCTTCTCGATATGGAAGTTTAAAGCAAATTGATAGAATCGGACCTTCTGGAGAAAGGATAATTGACTATTCTGTATTTGATGCGATCAAGGCTGGTTTTGGAAAAATAGTATATGTTATTAGAGAAAACTTTAAGATAGAATTTCATGAAGTAATAATAAATGAACTTCCCTCAGAAATTTACACTGATACTGTATGCCAAGAACTAAATGCGGTTCCAACAAAAATCAGATTTTCTAAGGAAAGAATTAAACCTTGGGGAACCGGGCATGCATTGTTAGTTGCTTCATCAGTGATTAATGAACCTTTTACGGTAATTAATGCAGATGATTTTTACGGAGCAGAATCATTCAAATTAGCTTATGATTTTTTGACATCAAATAAACAGTCTGCAGAACATGCATTAATTGGATTTAAGTTAAATAACACGTTGTCAGATTATGGATCTGTATCTCGCGGTGTTTGTGAGGCAGATAAAAATAATTTTATGACATCAATCATCGAAAGACCGGAAATAAAAAAAGAGAAAGAAAAAATTCTTTTCAAGAATGAATTTGGTCACTGGAATCCTCTAACTGGTAGTGAAATAGTTTCTATGAATATGTTTGCCTTTAAAGATGGAATATTCAAAATGTATAAGGAAAGCTTTAGTAAGTTTTTAAAAAACTATGGGAATGATCTAAAAGCTGAGTTTTATTTGCCTTCAGTGGTCGATGAATTAATAAAGAATAATATCGGCAAAGTAAAAATACTAGAAACACCGGATTCTTGGTTTGGATTAACTTATAAAGAAGATAAAAAAATAGTAACAGAACGTATTAATGAACTTGTTGAAAAAGGAATTTATCCTCAAAAATTATGGGATTAA